One Persicobacter psychrovividus DNA window includes the following coding sequences:
- a CDS encoding DUF3427 domain-containing protein, giving the protein MKLTEGIYEQLITCTLEEKLQEADQYFIEQTEIEPADAARILSEYLLKLLQYVLNEFKGKPAERLQAQLNFTNQLITDLAQKLKDQDHFIDENLVATKGNLLKLVHSKLGHSDTQLKGKLAEYFPVSGLQKSSLFTGSHADLNMDTELIKDILSADRIYWVVSFIRWSGVRIYEEALRQFLANGGQLQVITTTYVGATEAKAVQFLADLPNTEVKVSYNTQQERLHAKSYIFERNTGYDTAYIGSSNLSYSAMTRGLEWNMRVTSVENTHIIRKAKGTFETYWSSPDFEDFRLGGIEKLQQALSFGKSKGDKKGMILPIFKIHPYPYQQQILDRLEAERSIHHRYRNLVVAATGTGKTVISAFDFLRYKKKNPSAKLLFVAHRKEILEQSQRTFAALLKDANFGELWVGEHQPEYGHEQLFVSVQTLNNQRAFFEERLGAHYYDFIIVDEAHHGQASSYRFVFDYFKPEILLGLTATPERMDGRDIREDFDHRISAEIRLPDAMHLQLLTPFQYFVVTDDSVDLSRVAWKNGGYDKAELSRVYTGNDQRVQLILDKLAHYLNDYQQCCALGFCTTKEHAQYMSGKFQIAGLAADYLTSDQSREHRQQVVADLRSGKINYLFVVDLFNEGVDIPEVDTVLFLRPTESLTVFLQQLGRGLRLQENKECLTVLDFVGQVHQAYDFTKKFRALVGKAPYGLTKEITQGFPHVAFGCSIIMEQKAQQVVLEHIRAAVVNRRSLVSKLENWHSDTTQQLTLSNFLSFHDLDIRAVYKVGCWTQLKLWAGMMDLDDNDNYFKKIVAGLKRLITANDQAYLQYLRAYVAGKSATQKEALNRMFHYLIWDDAGKKLNFENEQQAVNRLKDFPDLLQEFNEIIEHRLDQIDYVMPTSSFAFPCQLNLHAQYSRTEILAAFGDSTFEKKSSSREGVLSIKKDNIDLLFVTLDKSERDFSTSTMYEDYAISDTLFHWQSQNSATPLRGVGLSYIEQKRNKKNILLFVREKKRDEYGLTMPFTFLGPVAYRKHRGEKPMSIEWALDVPMPASLVSVSKKMG; this is encoded by the coding sequence ATGAAATTGACCGAAGGGATTTACGAGCAGCTAATCACTTGTACTTTAGAGGAAAAGTTGCAGGAGGCAGATCAATATTTTATTGAACAAACGGAGATCGAACCCGCTGACGCAGCACGGATTTTATCAGAATATCTGCTGAAATTACTTCAATATGTACTCAATGAATTCAAAGGGAAACCGGCTGAAAGGCTACAGGCTCAACTGAATTTCACCAATCAACTCATTACAGACCTTGCTCAAAAGCTAAAGGATCAGGATCATTTTATTGATGAAAATCTTGTCGCTACAAAAGGGAATTTGCTGAAGCTTGTCCATTCGAAATTGGGGCATTCTGATACACAATTGAAGGGCAAATTAGCAGAATATTTTCCGGTGTCGGGTTTGCAGAAAAGTAGCTTATTTACCGGTAGCCATGCAGACCTGAACATGGATACAGAACTGATCAAGGATATTTTATCCGCTGATCGGATTTATTGGGTGGTATCTTTTATCCGTTGGTCGGGTGTCCGGATTTATGAAGAAGCGTTAAGGCAATTTTTGGCCAATGGTGGTCAGCTACAAGTTATCACGACGACTTACGTTGGTGCTACGGAGGCCAAAGCCGTTCAGTTTTTGGCTGATTTACCCAATACCGAGGTCAAGGTTTCCTATAATACACAGCAGGAAAGGTTACATGCCAAATCTTATATATTTGAGCGAAACACGGGCTATGATACCGCTTATATTGGATCGTCAAACCTGTCTTATTCGGCCATGACCCGAGGGCTTGAATGGAATATGAGGGTGACTTCAGTAGAAAATACTCACATCATTCGTAAAGCCAAAGGAACATTTGAAACCTATTGGTCAAGTCCGGATTTTGAGGATTTCCGTCTCGGAGGTATAGAAAAGCTACAACAGGCACTGAGCTTCGGAAAAAGTAAAGGGGATAAAAAGGGCATGATCTTGCCAATTTTTAAAATTCATCCCTACCCCTATCAGCAACAAATCCTGGATCGATTGGAGGCTGAAAGAAGCATTCATCATCGGTATCGGAACTTGGTCGTAGCAGCCACGGGAACGGGGAAAACAGTTATTTCCGCATTTGATTTTCTAAGGTATAAGAAAAAAAATCCGTCGGCCAAGCTGTTGTTTGTAGCGCATAGAAAAGAGATCCTCGAACAATCTCAACGGACTTTTGCGGCTTTACTCAAAGATGCCAATTTTGGCGAGTTGTGGGTGGGTGAACATCAACCCGAATATGGTCATGAACAACTCTTCGTTTCCGTTCAAACGCTCAACAATCAAAGAGCATTTTTTGAAGAGCGTTTGGGAGCACATTATTACGATTTTATTATCGTTGATGAGGCACACCACGGTCAGGCGAGTTCTTACCGTTTTGTGTTTGATTATTTTAAGCCTGAAATTCTTTTGGGACTTACGGCTACTCCTGAACGGATGGATGGACGCGATATTCGGGAAGATTTTGATCATCGCATCAGTGCAGAAATCCGATTGCCCGACGCCATGCATTTGCAATTGCTGACTCCTTTTCAATATTTTGTGGTAACAGATGATAGCGTTGATTTGTCGCGTGTTGCCTGGAAAAATGGAGGCTATGATAAGGCTGAATTGAGCAGAGTTTATACCGGAAATGATCAGCGTGTACAATTGATTTTGGATAAGTTGGCACACTACCTCAATGATTATCAACAATGTTGTGCACTTGGTTTTTGTACCACTAAAGAGCATGCACAATACATGTCGGGGAAATTTCAGATTGCGGGATTGGCAGCCGATTATCTGACAAGCGATCAATCAAGAGAACACCGTCAGCAGGTAGTCGCCGATCTTCGTTCGGGAAAAATCAATTATCTTTTTGTGGTGGATTTATTCAATGAGGGAGTGGATATTCCGGAGGTGGATACGGTACTTTTTCTTCGACCTACGGAAAGCTTAACCGTATTTTTGCAGCAGCTTGGGCGTGGCTTGCGCTTGCAGGAAAACAAGGAATGTTTGACCGTTCTGGATTTTGTGGGGCAGGTACATCAGGCTTATGATTTTACTAAAAAGTTCCGTGCTTTGGTGGGAAAAGCACCTTATGGCTTAACCAAAGAAATCACGCAGGGCTTTCCTCATGTGGCTTTTGGTTGCTCGATCATAATGGAACAGAAAGCGCAGCAGGTCGTCTTGGAGCATATTCGGGCAGCTGTCGTCAATCGACGTTCTTTGGTCTCCAAACTTGAAAATTGGCATTCCGACACCACTCAGCAACTGACACTATCCAACTTCTTGTCCTTTCATGATTTGGATATACGGGCGGTGTATAAAGTGGGATGTTGGACACAGCTTAAGCTTTGGGCAGGCATGATGGACCTTGATGATAATGACAACTATTTCAAGAAGATCGTAGCCGGACTCAAAAGATTAATTACGGCTAATGATCAGGCGTATCTACAATATTTACGTGCTTATGTGGCAGGTAAATCAGCCACTCAAAAGGAAGCACTCAACCGGATGTTCCACTATCTCATTTGGGATGATGCAGGAAAGAAACTGAACTTTGAAAATGAGCAGCAGGCGGTAAATAGATTGAAAGATTTTCCTGATCTGCTGCAGGAGTTTAATGAGATTATTGAACATCGCCTGGATCAGATTGATTACGTGATGCCGACATCATCTTTTGCTTTTCCCTGTCAGTTAAATTTGCATGCCCAATACAGCAGAACAGAGATTTTGGCCGCTTTTGGTGACAGTACGTTTGAAAAAAAATCCTCTTCAAGGGAAGGGGTATTGAGTATCAAAAAGGACAATATCGATCTGTTATTCGTTACTTTGGATAAATCTGAACGAGACTTTTCCACTTCGACAATGTATGAGGATTATGCCATAAGTGATACCTTATTTCATTGGCAATCGCAAAACAGTGCCACCCCTTTGCGCGGCGTAGGCCTTTCTTATATCGAACAAAAACGAAATAAGAAAAACATTCTACTATTTGTCCGAGAAAAGAAACGGGATGAATACGGCCTGACGATGCCATTTACCTTTTTAGGGCCTGTTGCTTATCGAAAACATCGTGGCGAAAAGCCGATGAGTATCGAATGGGCATTAGATGTACCTATGCCGGCAAGTTTGGTCTCAGTAAGTAAAAAGATGGGGTAA
- the ung gene encoding uracil-DNA glycosylase, which translates to MNSLQLPADWQTILAHETAQPYFKSLEKFVDEAYKNSIVYPPKPMVFNAFERSIFQNTRVVILGQDPYHGMGQAHGLSFSVMDGVAFPPSLRNIFKELKRDLDIDPPFSGNLERWADQGVLLLNATLTVENGKAGSHQKQGWETFTDAVIQKIADEKEHVVFILWGAYAQKKASLIDESKHCILTSAHPSPLSAHRGFLGNEHFSKTNKYLKEKGLKEVEW; encoded by the coding sequence ATGAACTCCCTCCAACTCCCTGCCGACTGGCAGACAATACTGGCTCATGAAACCGCTCAGCCCTATTTTAAATCACTGGAAAAATTTGTGGACGAAGCCTATAAAAACAGTATCGTTTACCCGCCAAAACCCATGGTATTCAATGCTTTTGAGCGGTCGATATTTCAAAATACCCGAGTTGTAATATTGGGACAGGACCCTTACCACGGCATGGGGCAAGCACATGGATTGAGTTTTTCGGTGATGGATGGGGTCGCCTTCCCACCTTCATTACGCAATATTTTCAAAGAACTGAAGCGTGATCTGGACATTGATCCTCCCTTCAGCGGTAATTTGGAACGTTGGGCCGACCAGGGAGTTTTGCTGTTGAATGCCACGCTAACGGTAGAAAATGGGAAAGCAGGAAGCCACCAAAAGCAAGGTTGGGAAACATTTACTGATGCGGTAATTCAAAAAATTGCAGATGAAAAGGAGCATGTCGTTTTCATCCTCTGGGGCGCTTATGCACAAAAGAAGGCGAGCTTAATTGATGAAAGTAAACATTGTATTTTAACCTCCGCACACCCTTCGCCACTATCAGCACACCGCGGTTTTTTGGGGAATGAGCACTTCAGTAAAACGAATAAATATTTGAAAGAAAAGGGGTTGAAGGAAGTGGAGTGGTGA